Proteins from a single region of Zavarzinella sp.:
- a CDS encoding GNAT family N-acetyltransferase yields the protein MIQYRNFRNSDPPGLTSLWNRCFQHRGAVELNNNSYFDLIVVNKPYFDPNGFFVAEDNHQIVGFSHAGFGPNAELNTLDPHLGVVCIVAVDPEYQRRKIGSELLQRAEQYLLKAGAKRMIGGSTIEAKPFYNGLYGGSNAPGVLLSDENAHPFLRAHQYEERDRVIVLERGLRQPISLFDRRFVPLMRQMETQTLPNPRLGSWWRECVYSLLNLNEFRLNDKSSLHSAARIIFWEMKEFGWRRGVPTAGLVDVQVRSEHRRKGVGKYLLCQFLKYLQEQHFGAVETHVPANDAGVLQLFESVGFQQVDTGISYEKQLPLDQQ from the coding sequence GTGATACAATACCGCAATTTTCGCAATTCGGATCCTCCTGGCCTGACATCACTCTGGAACCGTTGTTTTCAGCATCGGGGTGCTGTAGAGCTGAACAACAACAGCTACTTCGACCTCATTGTGGTGAATAAACCCTATTTCGACCCGAATGGCTTTTTCGTTGCGGAAGACAACCACCAGATTGTCGGTTTCAGCCATGCGGGTTTCGGCCCCAATGCGGAATTAAACACCCTGGATCCCCACCTGGGTGTGGTGTGTATTGTGGCAGTCGATCCGGAATACCAACGCCGGAAAATCGGCAGCGAATTACTGCAACGTGCGGAACAGTATCTGCTGAAGGCAGGTGCCAAACGAATGATTGGTGGCTCGACGATTGAAGCAAAGCCATTCTACAACGGCCTTTATGGTGGCAGTAACGCTCCTGGGGTTTTGTTAAGCGACGAAAACGCCCACCCCTTTCTGCGTGCCCATCAATATGAAGAACGAGATCGGGTAATCGTTTTGGAACGGGGCTTACGTCAGCCGATTTCCCTTTTTGATCGGCGGTTTGTCCCACTGATGCGACAGATGGAAACCCAGACGTTACCTAACCCCCGGTTGGGAAGCTGGTGGCGGGAGTGCGTCTACAGCTTACTGAATCTGAATGAATTTCGCCTGAACGACAAATCCTCGCTGCATTCTGCAGCACGGATCATCTTCTGGGAAATGAAAGAATTTGGCTGGCGACGCGGAGTCCCCACGGCAGGTCTGGTCGATGTGCAGGTGCGGAGCGAACACCGCCGCAAAGGTGTGGGCAAATACCTGTTGTGTCAGTTTCTGAAGTACTTGCAGGAACAGCACTTCGGCGCAGTCGAGACGCACGTTCCTGCCAACGATGCGGGCGTATTACAACTATTCGAATCGGTCGGTTTTCAACAGGTGGATACGGGCATCAGTTACGAAAAACAACTGCCACTGGACCAACAATAA
- a CDS encoding tetratricopeptide repeat protein, with protein sequence MKSMVRIVALILPLLATAELLAAPKLPPRKDWVGQSVLIKHTSIRCYREEANRKLVPAGQLQSIEHKVTAEDQFSGVSYIKVNNSGNEVWVMKDSMVRLGDAPGHFTEMIAKEPEITNHYAFRGWAYSRLEKYDEALKDYSKALELSPTSVGWYNNRGLIYRRQKKYDKALADFNQALTLSPDYVLVIRNRASAYRDMKKFDLARKDLEEIIRLEPEDAGNNNEIAWFLCTTTEAKVRDGKLALKYALKACELTKYENGTYLDTLAAAYAEAGQFDEAVKMQIKAKTAKESPLDDADSQARLKLYEQKKPYHKDDSE encoded by the coding sequence ATGAAATCAATGGTTCGAATTGTTGCACTCATTCTGCCGCTGCTTGCCACCGCAGAACTCCTTGCGGCACCAAAACTGCCCCCACGCAAAGACTGGGTGGGGCAATCGGTGCTGATCAAACATACCAGCATCCGTTGTTATCGCGAAGAAGCCAACCGGAAACTGGTTCCGGCGGGGCAACTTCAATCGATTGAACACAAAGTGACAGCCGAAGACCAGTTCAGCGGAGTATCGTACATCAAGGTAAACAATAGTGGCAATGAAGTATGGGTGATGAAGGACAGTATGGTGCGGTTGGGTGATGCACCCGGGCACTTCACCGAAATGATTGCCAAAGAGCCTGAAATAACCAATCATTATGCTTTCCGTGGCTGGGCTTACAGCAGGCTGGAAAAGTATGATGAAGCTCTGAAAGATTATTCCAAGGCACTGGAACTTTCCCCCACCTCAGTGGGGTGGTACAACAATCGCGGTCTGATTTATCGTCGGCAGAAAAAGTACGACAAAGCTCTCGCCGATTTTAATCAGGCATTAACGCTCAGCCCGGATTATGTGCTGGTGATCCGGAATCGAGCTTCGGCATATCGCGATATGAAAAAGTTCGATCTGGCTCGCAAGGACCTGGAAGAAATTATCCGGCTGGAACCAGAAGATGCCGGCAACAACAATGAAATTGCCTGGTTTTTATGCACCACCACCGAAGCGAAGGTGCGGGATGGCAAGCTGGCTCTGAAATATGCCCTGAAAGCATGCGAACTGACAAAGTACGAAAATGGCACGTATCTGGATACGCTGGCAGCAGCCTATGCGGAAGCGGGACAGTTTGACGAAGCGGTGAAAATGCAGATCAAGGCGAAGACAGCCAAAGAGTCGCCATTGGACGATGCTGATTCCCAGGCAAGATTAAAGTTGTATGAACAGAAGAAACCCTATCATAAAGACGACAGCGAATAA